TCCGGTCTGTTAATTCTGTATGACTCTGTTCGTTCTGCTTCTTATCCATATCATAGATAGCTAAATTGTCATTGACAGATGTTAATTTTGCCTGGAGAGATTGGAAATCAGCCTGACTTTCCTGAACGTCTGATTGTATACTTTGTGTCTCTTGTTCCGTCAAACTTATTTTTTTATCTAATTCACCTAGATAGTCTCTTTTTTTCTGTACACCCTTCTCAAACTGCTCTGTTTTCTGTTTATATTCGGCCAAGCGTGCCTGCAGCTCCTGTAAGTCCTTTTCACGGGTAAATAAGGATTGATTCTGCTTTTTCTGCGCCCCTCCTGACATAGAACCGCCAGGATGCACCATATCTCCATCCAGCGTAACAATACGGTATCTCCGCTGCAGTTTTATCGCCAAGTCATTGGCATCCCGCAACGTTTTAGCAATCACAACATTCCCCATGACATGCTGCACCGCTTTTTCATATTTTTTGGCTTTCGCCTCTACCAAATCCGATGCTACACCCACGAAGCCGGGATGATCACTTACTTGTTGCTGGCCGTCTCTTGCTAAAAAGCGCGGTTGAATCGATTGAAGCGGCAGAAAAGTTGCCCGTCCGCTGTTTGTTTTTTTCAGCCAGTTAATCGCCTCTCTGGCTGTTTGATCGGTTTCCACAACGATATTCTGCGCCTGCCCGCCTAACACGGTCTCCATCGCAGTAATATAGTCTTTAGGGACATCCATCAACTCAATAACAGCCCCTTCTATCCCTGACAACTTCCCTTCTTCCCTTGCTCGCAAAATTTGACGCACACCCTGGAAGAACCCTTGGAAATCTTCCTTCATTTCTTCCAGCATTTCTTTCTTTGATTTTACTTTTTCAATATATTGATAACCTTGATATAGTTTTGATTGAGCTTCCTCATATTTTGCACGTTCTGACTGCATTTCCTGCTTGAACGTCTTTAATTGTTCGTTCTTTTCTTCTAAATGATTCTTGTTTGTTTCTAATCGTTCTCCGGCAGCTGTTTGTTTATCTTGTAACGTTTTTCTTTCTGCGAGCATATCTTTAAATTTCATAGATTGAGAACTATTTTTAGCCTCTATCTGCTCTTGCTGCCGGTCGACAGATTGTTTTTCATTTCGAAAAGCTGCCTGCTGATTCAATAACTCAATATATTCTGCTTTTAAATCTTCTATTCGATTCGCTACATCTTCCGGGCGTATCGATAATTTTTTTTCGATTTTCTTTTTCCTGGCCAATGTATCAGCTTTTTCCGTCTCTAAACGTGCCAATTTTTCTTGTTCTTCTGCTTTTTGCTGCTCCAGTACATTGACATTAGAAGTCACCCGCTCTAGTTGCTGTGCAAGTTTTTCTTTATTTTCATCGGCATGCTTGGAGCGTTCATCAAATAATTGCTTTTTGCCTTCATACTTCTCCAGACGTTCTGTTACTTCCAATAATTCAGCCTGCAATTGTTCCATTTCTGTCTCGTATTGCTGTAGCCGTTCTTTTTCTTTTGCCAGATCTGTTTCAATCAGGCGAATCGTTTCCGATTGTTCGTTTTGTTTTTTTTCATTGTCAGCTAAATATGTCAATACCTGCTGCCATTCTTGATGTATTTGTTCCATTTCCGTAATCAGCACAGAAATCTCTGTTTCTTGAAGCTCAGCTTGTAAAGTCTGATATTCTTTTGCTTTTTTAGATTGTTCTTCTAACGGATCCAATTGCTGCTCAATTTCATAAACAATATCCTCTACACGATTCAGATTCTCCTGTGTTTCAGCAAGCTTGTACTCTGCTTTTTTCTTCCGCTGCTTATATTTTAAAACGCCTGCAGCTTCTTCAAAAATCACACGTCGCTCTTCCGCTTTTGAACTCAGAATCTCTTCTACCCGTCCTTGACTGATAATAGAGAATGCTTCTCTGCCCAGCCCGGAATCAATAAACAGATCTACAATATCTTTCAGCCGGCAAACCTGTTTATTAATATAAAATTCACTCTCTCCAGACCGGTAAACTCTTCTTGTTACACTGACTTCTTCATAATCCAAGGGAACACGCTGTTCTTTATTATCTAATACGAGTGTAACTTCCGCGACATTTAAAG
The nucleotide sequence above comes from Oceanobacillus timonensis. Encoded proteins:
- the smc gene encoding chromosome segregation protein SMC, with translation MHLKRLESVGFKSFAERINVDFVPGVTAVVGPNGSGKSNITDAVRWVLGEQSMKSLRGSKMEDIIFQGSDSRSPLNVAEVTLVLDNKEQRVPLDYEEVSVTRRVYRSGESEFYINKQVCRLKDIVDLFIDSGLGREAFSIISQGRVEEILSSKAEERRVIFEEAAGVLKYKQRKKKAEYKLAETQENLNRVEDIVYEIEQQLDPLEEQSKKAKEYQTLQAELQETEISVLITEMEQIHQEWQQVLTYLADNEKKQNEQSETIRLIETDLAKEKERLQQYETEMEQLQAELLEVTERLEKYEGKKQLFDERSKHADENKEKLAQQLERVTSNVNVLEQQKAEEQEKLARLETEKADTLARKKKIEKKLSIRPEDVANRIEDLKAEYIELLNQQAAFRNEKQSVDRQQEQIEAKNSSQSMKFKDMLAERKTLQDKQTAAGERLETNKNHLEEKNEQLKTFKQEMQSERAKYEEAQSKLYQGYQYIEKVKSKKEMLEEMKEDFQGFFQGVRQILRAREEGKLSGIEGAVIELMDVPKDYITAMETVLGGQAQNIVVETDQTAREAINWLKKTNSGRATFLPLQSIQPRFLARDGQQQVSDHPGFVGVASDLVEAKAKKYEKAVQHVMGNVVIAKTLRDANDLAIKLQRRYRIVTLDGDMVHPGGSMSGGAQKKQNQSLFTREKDLQELQARLAEYKQKTEQFEKGVQKKRDYLGELDKKISLTEQETQSIQSDVQESQADFQSLQAKLTSVNDNLAIYDMDKKQNEQSHTELTDRSEVLAKELEDIRLKLQTTQKEIDSLTEEEAKLKETREKLQDTFYEVKVALAEQEERYKNQKANTKALETQLERALQEKNEANEELETIAAIKNQEETEEEMEANITNARNSKQEITESIEKQRQKRKTSAEQQQSLEEKLKKAQEQFKATNEQYQKQEVKSNRLDVELDSHLQQLEKEYMMTYEMAKRDYSKVENMDEAKAVVSRLKNQISQLGSINLGAIDEYERISERYQFLKEQRDDLVEGKRTLYTVIEEMDTEMKERFDTTFSKIKEEFSHVFQHLFGGGHAELKLTDPSNLLETGVDIIAQPPGKKLQHLSLLSGGERALTAIALLFSILRVRPVPFCILDEVEAALDEANVVRFAKYVKQFSKDTQFIVITHRKGTMEEADVLYGVTMQESGVSRLVSVRLEDTKELMQS